The following are encoded together in the Roseobacter denitrificans OCh 114 genome:
- a CDS encoding DUF721 domain-containing protein, which produces MPPRRASTKGFTRTSSLLTQRIRTASESRGFAQSRLLTHWSEVAGEEMARISRPVEVSYGRGGLGATLTLLTTGANAPMLEMEKEKLRARVNAVYGYNAIARVRVTQTAATGFAEGQVDFMLGDAKSKTAPIDPALRQKAADTVQPVADEGLRSALALLGENILNKTNR; this is translated from the coding sequence ATGCCGCCTCGCCGCGCCAGTACAAAAGGATTCACCCGGACTTCGAGCCTGCTCACGCAGCGTATTCGCACGGCGTCCGAGAGCCGTGGTTTTGCGCAAAGCCGTCTGCTGACCCATTGGAGCGAAGTGGCAGGCGAAGAGATGGCCCGCATTTCCCGTCCGGTTGAGGTCAGCTATGGCCGTGGCGGGCTGGGGGCGACGCTGACGCTTCTGACGACCGGGGCCAACGCGCCCATGCTAGAGATGGAAAAGGAAAAGCTGCGCGCACGGGTCAATGCGGTCTACGGCTATAATGCCATTGCGCGCGTGCGGGTGACACAGACCGCAGCGACCGGATTTGCCGAAGGGCAGGTGGATTTCATGCTTGGTGATGCCAAGTCAAAGACCGCCCCAATCGACCCTGCGCTGCGCCAGAAAGCGGCTGACACCGTGCAACCTGTCGCGGACGAAGGGCTCAGAAGTGCGCTGGCGCTTTTGGGCGAAAACATTCTGAACAAGACAAACCGATGA
- the mutY gene encoding A/G-specific adenine glycosylase, translating into MRENPDDPQVLSDAILAWYDVHARDMPWRVPPQARRAGQTPDPYRIWLSEVMLQQTTVATVKSYFERFTARWPTVRDLAAAQDADVMAEWAGLGYYARARNLLKCARTVDQDYGGTFPADHAELLKLPGIGPYTAAAIASIAFDLRHTVLDGNVERVMARLHDIHVPLPASKPILMEKADALTPVDRPGDYAQAVMDLGATICTPKSPACGICPWRDPCAARAEGTAADLPKKTPKKAKPTRHGTVFLAQRADGAWLLETRPDKGLLGGMLGWPGSDWIDVSHPLPEAPPPCAAEWQLIDGEVRHTFTHFHLILHVFRAQVAIGTEPETGGFRDAAEFKPTDLPTVMRKAFDLAR; encoded by the coding sequence TTGCGTGAAAATCCCGATGATCCACAGGTTCTGAGCGATGCGATCCTCGCATGGTATGACGTGCATGCGCGCGATATGCCGTGGCGCGTGCCACCGCAAGCGCGCCGCGCAGGGCAGACGCCTGATCCCTACAGGATCTGGCTGTCCGAGGTGATGCTGCAACAGACCACGGTCGCCACGGTCAAAAGTTATTTCGAGAGGTTCACCGCGCGCTGGCCGACGGTGCGCGACCTGGCGGCAGCCCAGGACGCCGACGTCATGGCGGAATGGGCAGGTCTTGGATATTACGCGCGCGCCCGCAACCTGCTGAAATGCGCGCGCACTGTCGATCAGGACTATGGCGGCACCTTTCCCGCCGATCATGCCGAATTGCTGAAACTACCCGGCATCGGACCCTATACCGCAGCGGCGATCGCTTCGATTGCCTTTGATCTCAGGCATACGGTTCTTGATGGAAACGTCGAACGCGTGATGGCGCGTCTGCATGACATTCATGTTCCCTTACCCGCGTCCAAACCGATCCTGATGGAAAAGGCGGACGCGCTGACACCCGTGGATCGCCCCGGCGATTATGCGCAGGCGGTCATGGATCTGGGCGCGACGATCTGCACACCCAAATCACCCGCCTGCGGCATCTGCCCATGGCGTGACCCTTGCGCAGCGCGTGCAGAGGGGACCGCCGCTGATCTGCCGAAAAAGACACCGAAAAAGGCCAAGCCAACCCGTCATGGCACGGTCTTTCTGGCCCAACGGGCGGATGGCGCGTGGCTTTTGGAGACGCGGCCCGACAAGGGTTTGCTCGGTGGCATGCTGGGCTGGCCCGGGTCTGACTGGATCGATGTCAGCCACCCCCTGCCCGAGGCCCCACCGCCTTGCGCGGCCGAGTGGCAGTTGATCGACGGCGAAGTGCGTCACACGTTCACGCATTTTCACCTGATCCTGCATGTGTTTCGCGCGCAGGTGGCCATTGGGACCGAACCCGAAACGGGGGGTTTTCGCGACGCTGCAGAATTCAAACCCACCGACCTGCCCACGGTCATGCGCAAGGCCTTTGACCTCGCAAGGTGA
- a CDS encoding site-specific DNA-methyltransferase, whose product MKMTKTKGAAALPLNTIIDGDCIEVMNGLPEASVDLIFADPPYNLQLKGDLHRPDNSRVDAVDDEWDQFSSFKAYDNFTKAWLKAARRILKPDGAIWVIGSYHNIFRVGAELQNQGYWILNDVVWRKSNPMPNFRGKRFTNAHETMIWAGRDESSKYTFNYEALKALNEGIQMRSDWVLPICTGHERLKDENGDKAHPTQKPESLLHRVLVGATNPGDVILDPFFGTGTTGAVAKMLGRDFIGIEREAAYRKVAEKRIAKVRKFDREALQVSVSKRAEPRVPFGQLVERGMLRPGEALYSPRGQVAKVRADGTLIGNDVKGSIHQVGAHLEGAPSCNGWTYWTFKQDGKKIPIDVLRQQIRSEMSG is encoded by the coding sequence ATGAAGATGACAAAGACCAAGGGCGCTGCGGCGCTTCCTTTGAACACGATTATTGATGGTGACTGCATCGAGGTGATGAACGGTCTGCCGGAGGCATCCGTCGACCTGATCTTTGCGGACCCGCCCTATAACCTGCAACTCAAGGGCGATCTGCACCGGCCCGACAACAGCCGCGTGGATGCGGTGGATGATGAATGGGATCAGTTTTCCAGCTTCAAGGCCTATGACAATTTCACCAAGGCTTGGCTGAAGGCCGCGCGCCGTATCCTTAAACCTGATGGGGCAATCTGGGTCATCGGCAGCTACCACAACATCTTTCGCGTGGGTGCCGAACTGCAAAACCAAGGCTATTGGATTCTGAACGACGTGGTCTGGCGCAAATCCAACCCGATGCCGAATTTCCGCGGCAAGCGGTTCACCAATGCCCATGAAACGATGATCTGGGCGGGTCGTGACGAGAGCAGTAAATACACATTTAATTATGAGGCGCTCAAGGCGCTGAACGAGGGTATTCAGATGCGCTCTGACTGGGTGCTGCCAATATGTACCGGTCATGAGCGTTTGAAGGACGAGAATGGCGACAAGGCCCATCCGACACAAAAGCCGGAGAGCCTGCTGCATCGGGTACTGGTGGGGGCCACGAACCCCGGCGACGTCATTCTCGATCCTTTCTTTGGCACCGGAACGACCGGGGCAGTGGCCAAGATGCTGGGCCGTGATTTCATCGGCATCGAACGCGAAGCGGCCTATCGCAAGGTTGCCGAAAAACGCATCGCCAAGGTGCGCAAGTTTGACCGCGAAGCCTTGCAGGTCAGCGTATCCAAACGTGCAGAGCCGCGCGTGCCCTTCGGGCAGTTGGTCGAACGCGGCATGCTGCGCCCGGGCGAAGCGCTTTATTCCCCCCGTGGCCAGGTTGCAAAGGTGCGTGCTGACGGCACATTGATCGGGAATGATGTCAAAGGATCGATCCATCAGGTCGGAGCGCATCTCGAAGGCGCACCCAGCTGCAACGGTTGGACCTATTGGACGTTCAAACAGGACGGCAAGAAAATCCCGATTGACGTTTTGCGCCAGCAAATCCGCTCGGAAATGAGCGGCTAG
- a CDS encoding ribonuclease HII, with the protein MEPNFEMEEAAMALGARRVAGVDEVGRGPLAGPVTAAAVVLDPANIPEGLNDSKQLSVKRRNLLGDALASSADISVGHASVEEIEQHNILRASHMAMLRALAGLRLRPDFVLIDGAMVPQGLNLRAQPVVKGDTRCLSISAASIIAKIARDKIMVDLAQQHPGYGWETNMGYGSKSHISALRNLGVTPHHRRTFKPVHHMLYQDKNVKP; encoded by the coding sequence ATGGAACCGAATTTTGAGATGGAAGAGGCCGCAATGGCGCTGGGCGCGCGGCGTGTGGCAGGCGTTGATGAAGTCGGGCGCGGCCCGCTCGCGGGGCCTGTCACGGCGGCAGCGGTGGTGCTTGATCCGGCCAATATCCCTGAGGGGTTGAACGATTCCAAACAGTTGAGCGTAAAGCGGCGCAACCTGCTGGGCGACGCACTGGCCAGCAGCGCAGATATCAGTGTTGGCCACGCCAGTGTCGAAGAGATCGAGCAACACAACATCCTGCGCGCCAGTCACATGGCGATGTTGCGCGCGCTTGCCGGCCTCCGGCTGCGACCGGATTTCGTGCTTATCGATGGCGCCATGGTGCCGCAGGGGCTCAACCTGCGCGCACAACCTGTGGTCAAGGGGGACACAAGATGCCTGTCGATTTCCGCAGCCTCTATCATCGCCAAGATCGCCCGCGATAAGATCATGGTGGATTTGGCGCAACAGCATCCGGGCTATGGATGGGAGACGAACATGGGATATGGATCAAAAAGCCACATATCTGCGTTGCGAAATCTTGGGGTAACCCCACACCATAGACGTACCTTCAAGCCGGTACACCATATGTTGTATCAAGACAAAAACGTAAAGCCTTGA
- a CDS encoding winged helix-turn-helix domain-containing protein, whose protein sequence is MRRSGGRIVGYGIAGILAILAVGVAMLFWALPDANAFNARVEKLFVENDDLTTQAEIKLLEILAQSGTAFSETLMSYRVVIFVLLVFATAMLIAALVFLVMLVGFNRRMAQIERVGIQVNSLLISREENTVYLNNLGFKLTDAAMETMSVLAEARMDDDVLSGSEIEGMISGRKAVDCEEAAGATRIKRLRDTLGNQIVSELLVKNIARRGYMLAIDKDVIKVI, encoded by the coding sequence ATGCGCCGCTCGGGTGGGCGGATCGTTGGGTATGGCATTGCGGGAATCCTCGCCATTCTTGCGGTTGGGGTCGCCATGCTGTTCTGGGCCTTGCCGGATGCGAATGCATTCAATGCGCGGGTTGAAAAGCTGTTTGTGGAAAATGACGATCTGACCACGCAGGCGGAAATCAAACTGCTTGAGATACTCGCACAATCCGGCACCGCGTTTTCCGAAACCCTGATGAGTTACCGCGTGGTGATATTCGTGCTTTTGGTCTTTGCCACGGCAATGTTGATCGCGGCACTGGTCTTTCTGGTGATGCTGGTCGGGTTCAACCGACGCATGGCGCAGATCGAACGGGTCGGCATACAGGTGAATTCGCTGCTGATCAGCCGCGAGGAAAACACCGTCTACCTCAACAATCTGGGCTTCAAACTGACCGACGCCGCGATGGAAACGATGTCGGTCCTTGCGGAGGCGCGTATGGATGACGATGTTCTGTCCGGTTCAGAGATCGAAGGTATGATTTCAGGGCGCAAGGCGGTCGATTGCGAAGAGGCCGCAGGCGCCACACGGATCAAACGCTTGCGCGACACGCTTGGCAACCAGATCGTATCAGAGCTGTTGGTCAAGAACATCGCGCGGCGTGGCTATATGCTCGCCATCGACAAGGACGTCATCAAAGTCATCTGA
- a CDS encoding HpcH/HpaI aldolase family protein, with product MPAPLNTFKKSLSEGETLFGCWMSIAESYTAEILGNAGFDWLLIDGEHSPNDVRSIRDQMIALKSSDSHPIIRVPVGETWIIKQMLDLGAQTILVPMVETAEQAQELVRACRYPPEGRRGVGYAVGRASGFGQIDNYGPTADAQTCLLVQVENKTGLYNLDAILAVDGVDGVFIGPADLSASLGYLGQTMHPDIQATILKTIKRISDSGKAAGILTTDDGMIQASLDAGARFVAVAMDIAMLLNTGKSIAAKWKQG from the coding sequence ATGCCCGCGCCACTGAACACGTTCAAAAAATCCCTGTCCGAAGGGGAGACGCTTTTTGGCTGCTGGATGAGCATCGCAGAGAGCTATACCGCAGAGATATTGGGCAATGCGGGCTTTGACTGGCTGCTGATTGATGGCGAGCATTCGCCCAATGACGTGCGTTCGATCCGCGACCAGATGATCGCGCTGAAAAGCAGTGACAGCCACCCGATCATCCGCGTGCCGGTGGGCGAGACGTGGATCATCAAGCAAATGCTGGACCTTGGGGCCCAGACGATTCTCGTGCCCATGGTGGAAACCGCCGAGCAGGCGCAGGAACTCGTGCGCGCCTGCCGATACCCGCCGGAGGGCAGGCGTGGCGTGGGCTATGCGGTGGGGCGTGCGTCAGGCTTTGGCCAGATCGACAACTACGGTCCGACCGCGGATGCACAGACGTGCCTGCTGGTGCAGGTTGAGAATAAAACTGGCCTTTATAACCTTGACGCGATCCTTGCGGTCGATGGCGTTGACGGTGTGTTCATTGGCCCGGCGGATCTGTCTGCAAGCCTCGGATACCTCGGGCAGACCATGCACCCGGACATACAGGCGACAATCCTGAAAACCATCAAGCGGATCAGCGACAGCGGCAAGGCCGCCGGTATCCTGACCACGGATGACGGTATGATCCAAGCGTCCTTGGATGCCGGTGCCCGGTTTGTTGCCGTGGCCATGGACATCGCGATGCTTTTGAACACCGGGAAATCCATCGCCGCCAAGTGGAAACAGGGTTAA
- a CDS encoding DUF3095 domain-containing protein, which yields MKSFHQPDDFYDSVPRETSFDHLTDLGRYTPLPDDWQIGVADIVNSTGEVAAGRYKTVNMVGAAVISAVMNGLNGRPFPFVFGGDGAGFAVGPDAEPAAREALAAISVWARAEFAIGMRVALVPVADARAAGHDVKVARFQASPGADYAMFSGGGLLWAETEMKRRRYVVAPAAEGTIPDLTGLSCRWAHMKARNGTILSLVVAPIPDADAADVAQVYKRVIDVAGQLDRGGHPAPQVGMVSRWPPAGATLEAHAARGSGSLGAARRKALLESLLAWVLIRTGLKIGGFDARRYARVVADNADFRKLDDGLKTTLDCDAETQSRLTAVLAQGADQGIVRFGMATQEEAMMTCIVPSILTDDHLHFIDGAAGGYTQAAAQMKTR from the coding sequence ATGAAATCTTTCCATCAGCCAGACGATTTTTACGACTCCGTGCCGCGTGAAACGAGCTTTGACCACCTGACGGACCTTGGCCGATACACGCCGTTGCCGGATGATTGGCAGATCGGCGTTGCCGACATCGTGAATTCCACCGGAGAAGTCGCCGCCGGGCGATACAAGACGGTCAATATGGTCGGGGCGGCGGTGATCTCGGCTGTCATGAACGGGTTGAATGGGCGTCCATTCCCCTTTGTCTTTGGCGGGGATGGGGCGGGATTTGCCGTTGGACCGGATGCCGAGCCGGCGGCGCGAGAAGCGCTTGCCGCGATTTCGGTCTGGGCGCGGGCGGAATTTGCTATCGGCATGCGGGTGGCTTTGGTGCCGGTGGCTGATGCGCGCGCGGCGGGTCACGATGTAAAGGTCGCCCGGTTTCAGGCCTCACCGGGGGCGGATTATGCGATGTTTTCCGGCGGCGGGCTGCTCTGGGCGGAAACGGAAATGAAAAGGCGGCGCTATGTCGTTGCCCCTGCCGCTGAGGGGACGATACCGGATTTGACCGGCCTGTCGTGCCGGTGGGCGCATATGAAGGCGCGCAACGGCACAATCCTGTCTCTCGTGGTTGCCCCGATACCCGACGCGGACGCCGCAGATGTGGCGCAGGTCTATAAGCGGGTCATTGACGTGGCAGGGCAGTTGGATCGGGGCGGTCATCCCGCACCTCAGGTCGGTATGGTCTCACGCTGGCCACCGGCGGGTGCCACACTCGAAGCGCATGCCGCGCGCGGGTCGGGATCGCTGGGTGCCGCACGGCGCAAGGCGCTGTTGGAATCACTGCTCGCTTGGGTGTTGATCCGTACCGGTTTGAAAATCGGGGGCTTTGATGCACGACGTTATGCGCGGGTTGTTGCGGATAACGCTGATTTCAGAAAACTGGATGATGGTTTGAAAACGACGCTGGACTGTGACGCTGAAACCCAGTCGCGCCTGACGGCGGTGCTGGCGCAGGGGGCAGATCAGGGGATCGTTCGTTTTGGCATGGCCACCCAGGAGGAGGCCATGATGACCTGCATCGTTCCGTCGATTCTTACCGACGACCATCTGCATTTCATTGATGGGGCAGCGGGGGGATATACGCAGGCGGCCGCGCAGATGAAGACGCGTTAA
- a CDS encoding aspartate-semialdehyde dehydrogenase translates to MGYRVVVAGATGNVGREMLNILAERHFPVDDITVLASRKSLGTEVSFGDKTLKTKDLATFDFTGWDMALFAIGSDATKEFAPKAAKAGCVVIDNSSLYRYDADVPLIVPEVNADAIMDYANKNIIANPNCSTAQMVVALKPLHDRATIKRVVVSTYQSVSGAGKEGADELWDQTKSIYNPTDDKPPKKFTKQIAFNVIPHIDVFMEDGTTKEEWKMVVETKKIIDTKIKVTATCVRVPVFVGHCEAINIEFEEHLDEDEAREILREAPGVMVIDKREDGGYVTPVECVGDFATFISRIRQDSTIDNGLNLWCVSDNLRKGAALNAVQIAELLGTRVLKKG, encoded by the coding sequence ATGGGTTACCGCGTCGTTGTTGCGGGTGCCACAGGCAATGTGGGCCGCGAAATGCTGAACATTCTTGCTGAACGCCACTTTCCGGTGGATGACATTACCGTGCTTGCATCACGCAAATCCCTGGGCACCGAAGTCAGTTTTGGCGACAAAACGCTCAAGACGAAGGATCTTGCGACATTCGATTTCACGGGCTGGGACATGGCGCTTTTCGCAATCGGTTCGGATGCGACAAAGGAATTTGCACCCAAGGCGGCCAAAGCCGGCTGTGTCGTGATTGATAACTCGTCGCTTTACCGGTACGATGCGGATGTGCCGTTGATCGTGCCCGAGGTGAACGCCGATGCGATCATGGACTATGCCAACAAGAACATCATCGCCAACCCGAACTGTTCGACTGCGCAAATGGTGGTGGCTCTGAAGCCACTGCATGACCGCGCGACCATAAAACGCGTTGTTGTCTCGACCTATCAGTCGGTTTCAGGCGCGGGCAAGGAAGGCGCGGATGAACTTTGGGACCAGACCAAATCCATCTACAATCCGACCGATGACAAGCCGCCGAAGAAATTCACCAAGCAGATCGCATTCAACGTGATCCCGCATATTGATGTGTTCATGGAAGACGGCACCACCAAGGAAGAGTGGAAAATGGTCGTTGAAACCAAGAAGATCATCGACACCAAGATCAAGGTCACCGCAACCTGCGTGCGCGTGCCCGTGTTCGTGGGCCACTGCGAAGCGATCAATATCGAGTTCGAAGAGCACCTTGACGAGGACGAGGCCCGCGAAATCCTGCGCGAAGCACCGGGCGTCATGGTGATCGATAAACGCGAGGACGGCGGCTATGTGACGCCCGTCGAGTGCGTCGGTGATTTTGCGACATTCATCAGCCGTATCCGTCAGGATTCAACGATTGATAACGGTCTGAACCTGTGGTGCGTGTCCGACAACCTGCGCAAGGGCGCGGCGCTCAACGCGGTGCAGATCGCGGAACTGCTGGGCACTCGGGTCCTGAAAAAGGGCTGA
- a CDS encoding glycerophosphodiester phosphodiesterase, whose product MVWDAVISYRQALALWFPLLCVHMFVRLIIAAVLVPLIAALLAITLSFSDQSALTDQDIARFLLTPVGAIGAVFIASLIIVAATIDIAVMTAVLRSDQRGAGKALAAAFGFLTRSLPRLAVFAGHLLVRVLVISLPFLAVAGAIALFLMRDFDINYYLANRPPAFMAAIASGGVIAVALALVLLERLSAWAVALHMSVFDLVPTRTAFQVSREKMRGHRLDLLKRLLSWLALRAAVAFVLVGTIGFLLAEIPPFFSGNLALFFTVTAVLIGIWVFVNSALNAIANGALSDILNEEFDRCLEARVARGDPGPETHAPRLAWLSGLAALFAVGSLFVGGTAFNQVGGAERVDVIGHRGAAASRPENTMAAVIKAIEDGADWVEIDVQETADGEVLVVHDSDFMKAAGVDRKVWDVTMEEVAQIDIGTWFDPIYADERPPLLRDVLEVVKGRSKLIIELKYYGHDVDLENRVIALVEAAGMQDQIATMSLKYPAVQKMRRLRPDWRSGVLAATAVGDMSGLDGDFLAVSAGRLSARLLAQAQSVGKDVYAWTVNDAASMSRMISLGVDGLITDKPKLAREVIAYHETLSTPERLMLRLGDTIGFAFDLTPETGAEM is encoded by the coding sequence TTGGTTTGGGATGCTGTCATCAGCTACAGGCAGGCGCTTGCACTGTGGTTTCCGCTGCTGTGTGTTCATATGTTCGTGCGCCTGATCATCGCGGCGGTCTTGGTCCCGTTGATTGCGGCACTGCTTGCGATCACACTGTCTTTTTCCGACCAGTCCGCGCTGACGGATCAGGATATCGCCCGGTTCCTGCTGACGCCGGTCGGGGCGATTGGTGCTGTCTTTATCGCGTCGCTGATCATCGTTGCTGCAACGATTGATATCGCCGTGATGACCGCCGTGCTGCGCTCTGATCAGAGGGGCGCGGGCAAGGCACTGGCGGCTGCTTTCGGGTTCCTGACGAGATCACTCCCGCGACTGGCTGTATTTGCCGGCCATCTGCTTGTGCGCGTGTTGGTCATATCGCTGCCCTTTTTGGCGGTCGCCGGGGCTATCGCACTGTTTCTGATGCGTGATTTTGACATCAATTACTATCTGGCCAACCGTCCCCCTGCCTTTATGGCCGCCATTGCCAGCGGTGGTGTGATCGCTGTCGCGCTGGCTTTGGTGCTGTTGGAGCGCTTGTCCGCATGGGCGGTCGCGCTGCACATGAGCGTCTTTGATCTTGTGCCGACAAGAACCGCCTTTCAGGTGAGCCGTGAAAAGATGCGCGGCCATCGGCTGGACCTTCTGAAGCGACTGCTGTCCTGGCTCGCCCTTCGTGCTGCCGTGGCCTTTGTTCTGGTCGGCACCATCGGGTTTCTACTTGCAGAAATCCCGCCATTTTTCAGCGGGAACCTCGCCCTGTTCTTTACTGTCACGGCGGTTTTGATCGGCATCTGGGTGTTCGTGAATTCTGCCTTGAACGCCATTGCCAATGGGGCCTTGTCCGACATCCTGAACGAGGAATTCGACCGCTGCCTTGAAGCGCGCGTGGCCAGGGGTGATCCCGGACCCGAAACCCATGCGCCCCGGCTTGCGTGGTTGTCTGGCTTGGCGGCGCTTTTCGCGGTGGGCAGCCTGTTTGTCGGGGGCACTGCCTTCAATCAGGTCGGAGGCGCTGAACGGGTGGATGTGATCGGGCACCGCGGTGCTGCGGCGAGCCGCCCGGAAAACACGATGGCGGCCGTGATCAAGGCGATTGAGGACGGGGCCGACTGGGTCGAGATCGACGTGCAGGAGACCGCCGACGGCGAGGTCCTGGTGGTCCATGACAGCGATTTCATGAAAGCGGCAGGTGTTGATCGCAAGGTCTGGGACGTAACCATGGAGGAGGTCGCGCAGATTGATATCGGCACGTGGTTTGATCCCATCTATGCGGATGAACGCCCGCCCCTGCTGCGCGATGTGCTTGAGGTGGTCAAGGGCCGCTCCAAGCTGATCATTGAGTTGAAGTATTACGGTCATGACGTCGATCTGGAAAACCGCGTGATCGCCTTGGTCGAGGCGGCGGGCATGCAGGATCAGATTGCAACGATGTCGCTGAAATACCCCGCCGTGCAGAAAATGCGCAGATTGCGCCCGGACTGGCGCAGCGGTGTTCTGGCGGCGACCGCAGTGGGTGATATGTCCGGCCTTGACGGCGATTTTCTGGCCGTGAGCGCGGGGCGCTTGTCAGCGCGTTTGCTGGCGCAGGCGCAAAGCGTGGGCAAGGATGTTTACGCCTGGACGGTCAACGACGCGGCGTCGATGTCGCGGATGATCTCGCTGGGTGTGGACGGGCTGATCACGGATAAACCCAAGCTGGCGCGCGAGGTCATCGCCTATCACGAAACGCTCAGCACCCCGGAACGTCTGATGCTGCGCCTAGGCGATACGATCGGATTTGCCTTTGACCTCACCCCCGAGACCGGAGCCGAAATGTGA